In Maridesulfovibrio sp., the following proteins share a genomic window:
- the fliQ gene encoding flagellar biosynthesis protein FliQ: protein MTPEFVIGFARQSIELALTLALPMLAVGLVVGIFVSVIQAATQIQEMTLTFVPKIVSMFLALLFAFPWIMDKMIDFTRNIFLNLPNYIK, encoded by the coding sequence ATGACCCCTGAATTTGTAATTGGATTTGCCAGGCAGTCAATTGAACTGGCTTTGACTCTGGCCCTGCCCATGCTGGCAGTAGGTCTGGTAGTCGGTATTTTTGTATCCGTTATTCAGGCGGCTACACAGATTCAGGAAATGACCCTGACCTTTGTGCCAAAGATTGTTTCAATGTTTTTGGCGTTGCTTTTCGCTTTTCCATGGATCATGGATAAGATGATTGATTTTACTCGTAATATCTTTTTGAATCTGCCTAACTATATCAAGTAG
- the rlmB gene encoding 23S rRNA (guanosine(2251)-2'-O)-methyltransferase RlmB, translating to MQKNTREDDNTIIAGRKPVQELLLDSPERIDLLYLQKGRQDKNFERTIQRCKKHGIKYKISDKAELGRIFSGNHQGIIARVAALAFADYDEMLENLSESPLPLLIMLDQVQDPGNVGVLARSLYALGGAGIATAKHGGAFLGAGAVKASAGALNKLPVARVNNISQALDKALDMGINVYGAGLAEDSSSAYSADIQTPAILVLGNEEKGIRFNVEKRCQKLIHIPFRREFDSLNVAQAGAMLISEFARRLV from the coding sequence ATGCAAAAGAATACGAGAGAAGACGACAACACCATCATAGCGGGCCGCAAACCTGTTCAGGAGCTACTTTTAGACTCCCCGGAGAGGATCGATCTACTTTACCTGCAAAAAGGCCGTCAGGACAAAAATTTCGAGCGAACCATCCAGCGGTGCAAAAAACACGGTATCAAGTATAAAATTTCCGACAAGGCCGAGCTGGGCAGGATTTTTTCCGGCAACCACCAGGGCATTATAGCCCGTGTGGCAGCTCTTGCCTTTGCTGATTATGACGAAATGCTGGAAAATCTATCCGAATCCCCTCTGCCTCTGCTGATCATGCTTGATCAAGTACAGGACCCCGGCAATGTAGGTGTACTCGCCCGTTCACTCTACGCCTTGGGTGGTGCCGGTATTGCCACCGCCAAACATGGAGGTGCATTCTTGGGAGCAGGAGCGGTCAAAGCCAGTGCCGGGGCACTTAACAAACTGCCGGTGGCCAGAGTAAACAACATTTCACAAGCCCTCGACAAGGCATTGGATATGGGTATCAATGTCTACGGAGCCGGATTGGCTGAGGACTCTTCCTCCGCATACTCCGCCGATATCCAGACCCCGGCGATTCTCGTTCTCGGTAACGAGGAAAAAGGAATCCGTTTCAACGTGGAGAAACGCTGCCAGAAGCTGATCCACATCCCCTTCCGCCGCGAGTTTGATTCACTGAACGTCGCACAGGCAGGAGCCATGCTTATAAGCGAATTTGCCCGCCGTCTGGTTTAA
- a CDS encoding thiamine pyrophosphate-dependent enzyme, which yields MSEQEILAFDKADAIVDVPTHYCPGCQHGVAHRLAGELLSEMGLTENTLLVTSIGCSVFLYNYLKVDSVEAPHGRAPAVATGVKRARGDKFVLSYQGDGDLASIGMAEIMHCANRGEKVSIIFVNNTVYGMTGGQMAPTTMEGQKTTTSPEGRNPMKEGQAIKMAEIIASLGGTAYAARVALNNVKNIRMAKKAMKKAFEVQQKGLGFGFIELLATCPTNWRMTPIQANERVESEMIPYFPLGVYKDVTAED from the coding sequence ATGAGCGAACAAGAAATTCTCGCCTTTGATAAGGCTGACGCAATTGTAGATGTTCCCACCCACTACTGCCCAGGCTGCCAGCACGGTGTCGCCCACAGGCTCGCGGGTGAACTGCTCAGCGAAATGGGCCTGACCGAGAATACCCTTCTGGTCACCTCCATCGGCTGTTCCGTATTCCTCTACAACTACCTTAAGGTAGACAGTGTTGAAGCACCGCACGGACGTGCCCCGGCAGTTGCAACCGGCGTTAAACGCGCCCGTGGCGACAAGTTTGTACTCTCCTATCAGGGTGATGGCGACCTTGCTTCAATCGGTATGGCTGAGATCATGCACTGTGCGAACCGTGGTGAAAAAGTTTCCATCATTTTCGTAAACAACACCGTTTACGGCATGACCGGCGGACAGATGGCCCCAACCACTATGGAAGGCCAGAAAACCACCACCTCGCCCGAGGGACGTAACCCCATGAAAGAAGGCCAGGCAATCAAGATGGCTGAAATCATAGCGTCTCTTGGTGGTACTGCTTACGCTGCACGAGTAGCCTTGAACAATGTGAAAAACATTCGCATGGCTAAAAAAGCCATGAAGAAGGCTTTTGAAGTACAGCAGAAAGGTCTCGGCTTCGGCTTCATTGAACTGCTTGCCACATGCCCCACCAACTGGAGAATGACTCCCATTCAGGCGAACGAAAGGGTTGAATCTGAAATGATCCCCTACTTCCCGCTGGGTGTATATAAAGACGTAACTGCGGAGGACTAA
- the fliP gene encoding flagellar type III secretion system pore protein FliP (The bacterial flagellar biogenesis protein FliP forms a type III secretion system (T3SS)-type pore required for flagellar assembly.) yields MQRLTPTLPDTLKKKIPALLTLSAILLLVIPAAAFAQETIPTLSLNLAAGQEEPEQVAKLLEILFLLTILGMAPSILLTMTSFTRIIIVFHFLRQAMGTQQMPPNQILASLAIFMTVVIMMPTGKAINDNALQPYLNEEIGFEQAIDRAQVPVRTFLFKHTREKDLSIFYSITGEKRPETKEDVNTMLLIAAYTISELKTGFTIGFLIYVPFLILDMVIASILLAMGMMMLPPAMVSLPFKILLFIMVDGWSLLTGSIVNTFQ; encoded by the coding sequence ATGCAAAGACTGACTCCGACTTTGCCGGATACCTTGAAAAAGAAAATTCCGGCACTTCTGACTCTTAGCGCAATCCTTCTGCTGGTTATTCCGGCAGCAGCCTTTGCACAGGAAACCATTCCCACTCTGTCATTGAATCTTGCGGCTGGTCAGGAAGAACCGGAACAGGTGGCCAAGCTGCTGGAAATCCTTTTTCTGCTGACCATTCTGGGAATGGCTCCGTCCATTCTGCTGACCATGACTTCTTTCACAAGGATCATCATTGTTTTTCATTTTCTGCGTCAGGCCATGGGTACGCAGCAGATGCCGCCCAACCAGATTCTTGCTTCCCTTGCGATTTTCATGACTGTGGTAATCATGATGCCCACCGGGAAAGCTATCAATGACAATGCCTTGCAGCCTTACCTGAATGAAGAGATCGGATTTGAGCAGGCTATAGACCGGGCGCAGGTCCCTGTAAGGACTTTTTTGTTCAAGCATACCCGAGAGAAAGATCTTTCAATTTTTTATTCCATAACAGGGGAAAAGCGGCCTGAAACCAAAGAAGATGTCAACACCATGCTTCTCATTGCCGCTTACACTATCAGTGAGCTGAAAACAGGTTTTACCATCGGCTTCCTGATTTATGTTCCGTTTTTGATTCTTGATATGGTTATCGCAAGTATTCTGCTGGCCATGGGGATGATGATGTTGCCACCGGCAATGGTTTCATTGCCGTTTAAGATTTTGCTGTTTATAATGGTTGACGGTTGGTCGCTCTTAACGGGGTCCATCGTTAATACTTTTCAGTGA
- a CDS encoding LysM peptidoglycan-binding domain-containing protein yields MLKSLRLITLFTLFALVAGCAAKTAPVAEKEVCNPAALTVQKDITVDTEVADSGVEPLDPELEETPSDSGVLTPEEEKALRTSNGVYFNLDEHDTKEVQQYFGFFTHKARKTFDRWLKRSEPFLPYVRQVLSENNMPQDLAMLPFAESGYNAWAYSRVGAAGMWQFMPYTGRKFGLRVDWWIDERRDPYESTKAAVEYLKVLHDMFGDWYLALAAYNAGEGKIGRALKKTGCKDFFELTKNNHKLSRRARLRTETKNYVPKFIAISKIFKNLDELGFTNIDWNNGLQVETVKVPGGTDLLALAKACGMKWSEFHKLNPHFRRQVSPPNAVINAYLPERVMASAADYLESPNSRPFAGYKRYKIRNGDSWYRIARRYGVPVAVLKSVNNHKSNIIRPGQHIMIPGKGSSKSLYASKTSNTRRTAQSRANYRVRKGDSLWSIASRYKVSVTTLKRANGLYNSRLKIGQKLFIPDNNALSSARSVAKAENVKQQMVKYRVRRGDNLWKIARRFGVKVSSLMEWNSLNSKSILRPGDRINVYVQ; encoded by the coding sequence ATGCTGAAATCCCTCCGGTTGATAACTTTATTTACCTTGTTTGCGCTTGTCGCAGGCTGCGCCGCAAAGACAGCTCCCGTTGCAGAAAAAGAGGTTTGCAATCCGGCTGCACTTACTGTTCAAAAAGATATCACTGTAGATACTGAAGTCGCAGATTCCGGGGTCGAACCCCTTGATCCTGAACTGGAAGAAACTCCTTCCGATTCTGGTGTACTTACCCCTGAAGAAGAAAAAGCTCTGCGCACAAGCAATGGTGTTTATTTCAACCTTGATGAACACGATACCAAGGAAGTACAGCAGTATTTCGGATTTTTCACTCACAAAGCCCGTAAGACTTTTGATCGCTGGCTGAAACGTTCGGAACCATTCCTTCCATATGTCCGTCAGGTTCTCTCCGAGAATAACATGCCGCAGGATCTTGCCATGTTGCCCTTTGCCGAGAGCGGATACAATGCATGGGCCTATTCTCGCGTCGGTGCCGCCGGTATGTGGCAGTTCATGCCTTATACAGGCCGTAAATTCGGCCTGCGTGTGGACTGGTGGATTGACGAACGCCGTGATCCTTATGAATCAACCAAAGCAGCGGTAGAGTATCTCAAGGTGCTGCATGATATGTTCGGTGACTGGTATCTTGCTCTCGCAGCTTATAATGCAGGAGAAGGCAAGATCGGCAGGGCTTTGAAAAAGACCGGCTGTAAAGATTTTTTCGAACTTACCAAGAACAATCATAAACTCAGCAGAAGGGCCAGACTCCGCACTGAGACAAAGAATTACGTTCCTAAGTTCATAGCTATTTCCAAGATTTTCAAAAACCTTGATGAACTTGGTTTCACCAATATTGATTGGAATAACGGTCTTCAGGTTGAAACTGTTAAGGTTCCCGGCGGAACGGATCTGCTGGCCCTTGCCAAAGCCTGCGGTATGAAGTGGAGCGAATTCCATAAGCTGAACCCTCATTTCCGCAGACAGGTCAGCCCGCCAAACGCGGTAATCAACGCTTACCTGCCTGAGAGGGTTATGGCTAGTGCCGCTGACTACCTTGAATCCCCCAATTCCCGTCCTTTCGCCGGATATAAAAGATATAAAATCCGCAACGGTGACTCATGGTACCGCATTGCCCGCCGCTATGGAGTCCCTGTGGCAGTGCTTAAGTCGGTCAACAACCATAAATCCAATATTATTCGTCCCGGCCAGCACATCATGATCCCTGGTAAAGGGTCTTCAAAGTCACTTTATGCTTCAAAGACCAGCAATACCCGCCGTACTGCTCAGAGCCGTGCTAACTACAGGGTTCGCAAAGGTGACTCCCTCTGGTCAATCGCCAGCCGCTATAAAGTAAGCGTTACTACTTTGAAGCGCGCTAACGGGCTTTATAATTCCAGACTTAAGATCGGTCAGAAGCTGTTTATTCCCGATAACAACGCACTCAGCTCAGCCCGCTCTGTTGCCAAAGCTGAAAATGTGAAACAGCAGATGGTGAAATACAGGGTTCGTCGCGGTGACAACCTTTGGAAAATAGCCCGTCGTTTCGGTGTGAAAGTTTCATCCCTTATGGAGTGGAACAGCCTCAATTCCAAGTCGATCCTCCGTCCCGGTGACCGGATCAATGTCTACGTTCAGTAA
- the fliO gene encoding flagellar biosynthetic protein FliO, which produces MPNATATALMVPESGVGSVLKMSASLFFILAMLLLAYYFMRRLNVGGVFTGARKGALEIVDRLPLGPRQNITVVKYRDKELVVGVTHDKITLLHAGDEGHAKTDSDFAGYLEKENSGTSDS; this is translated from the coding sequence TTGCCTAATGCCACTGCTACAGCACTCATGGTGCCGGAGTCAGGCGTTGGGTCAGTACTCAAGATGTCTGCATCTCTTTTTTTCATTCTGGCGATGCTGCTGCTGGCTTATTATTTCATGAGACGCCTGAATGTTGGCGGTGTTTTTACCGGTGCGAGAAAAGGCGCGCTGGAGATTGTGGACCGCCTTCCGCTCGGTCCGCGCCAGAATATTACGGTGGTCAAGTATCGCGACAAGGAATTGGTGGTCGGCGTTACCCATGATAAAATTACACTGCTTCATGCAGGGGATGAAGGACATGCAAAGACTGACTCCGACTTTGCCGGATACCTTGAAAAAGAAAATTCCGGCACTTCTGACTCTTAG
- a CDS encoding 4Fe-4S binding protein, whose protein sequence is MSRVEFLDERCKGCLLCTTVCPKEIIRQSDRFNQHGYKVAEVAAEDMEKCTGCTSCALICPDIAIRVYRTKKAKGE, encoded by the coding sequence ATGTCACGAGTAGAATTTTTGGATGAACGGTGCAAGGGCTGTCTGCTCTGTACTACCGTCTGTCCAAAGGAAATCATAAGGCAATCCGACCGATTCAACCAGCACGGTTACAAAGTTGCTGAAGTTGCGGCTGAGGATATGGAAAAGTGTACCGGGTGTACTTCCTGTGCGCTGATCTGTCCGGATATCGCTATCCGGGTTTACAGAACCAAAAAGGCCAAAGGAGAATAG
- the aroE gene encoding shikimate dehydrogenase: protein MDVFKPEKLFGIIGHPLGHTMSPLLHNWGFAEHKIPAVYMAWPTEPEKIESFIQTFRNLPISGASVTIPHKLSVMDYIDQLTERAKSVGAVNTLYWEGDKIVGDNTDAAGVSEPLRPYSDRVNKALLIGAGGAARAAITGLKALGIKEICVTNRTAYKAEDLADEFKISFIDWNARGDQHFDLIMNSTSLGMSGKFQQINPMIMDNQNANTIVYDLVYNPMETIFIKEAKTKGCTVIHGIEMFIHQGLEQFRIWTGKRLDEGKARGLLLAQL from the coding sequence ATGGACGTATTCAAGCCTGAGAAACTTTTCGGAATAATTGGACACCCCCTAGGGCATACAATGAGCCCACTCCTGCACAACTGGGGCTTCGCTGAGCATAAAATCCCTGCCGTTTATATGGCATGGCCCACAGAACCGGAAAAAATTGAAAGCTTCATACAGACTTTCAGAAATCTGCCCATTTCCGGGGCAAGTGTTACTATTCCGCATAAGCTTTCCGTAATGGACTACATTGATCAGCTGACAGAGCGAGCAAAGTCCGTCGGAGCTGTAAATACGCTCTATTGGGAAGGTGATAAAATTGTGGGTGACAACACCGATGCCGCAGGAGTATCCGAACCGCTGCGACCTTATTCTGATCGCGTAAATAAAGCTCTTCTGATCGGGGCAGGCGGAGCTGCTCGCGCAGCGATCACCGGACTTAAGGCTCTGGGCATAAAAGAAATATGTGTTACCAACCGCACGGCTTACAAAGCAGAAGATCTGGCTGATGAATTTAAAATATCATTTATTGATTGGAATGCTCGTGGCGATCAGCACTTTGATCTTATCATGAATTCCACCTCGCTTGGCATGTCCGGTAAATTTCAGCAGATCAACCCAATGATCATGGATAATCAGAACGCAAACACCATTGTCTACGATCTGGTCTACAACCCGATGGAGACAATTTTCATCAAAGAGGCCAAGACAAAAGGGTGCACCGTGATCCACGGCATTGAAATGTTCATCCATCAGGGACTGGAACAATTCAGAATCTGGACAGGAAAAAGGCTGGATGAGGGTAAGGCTCGAGGTTTATTGCTAGCCCAGCTGTAA
- the fliN gene encoding flagellar motor switch protein FliN, whose amino-acid sequence MMSDDLDQDKLAQEWADALTDDSGGGDPLGGDPGTGNDEALADEWAAALAEQDDTVTDDDALANEWAAALGEQGDEGGGLDLGSGGGGDEALADEWAAALAEDTGDDIRKEKEQEFLRTQTRDADFKDLTNEAKNPRHDGSRRDLDFILDIPLDVSAELGRAKMLINELLQLGTGSVVELTKLAGEPLEIYVNGKLVARGEAVVINEKFGIRLTDIISPIERVKHLA is encoded by the coding sequence ATGATGTCAGATGATCTTGATCAGGATAAACTAGCACAGGAATGGGCTGATGCTCTTACTGATGACTCCGGTGGCGGTGATCCTCTTGGCGGTGACCCAGGAACCGGTAATGACGAAGCATTAGCAGATGAATGGGCTGCTGCGCTGGCCGAACAGGATGATACTGTTACCGATGACGATGCCCTCGCCAATGAATGGGCTGCTGCTCTAGGTGAGCAGGGTGATGAAGGCGGCGGGCTCGATCTCGGTAGCGGCGGTGGCGGAGACGAAGCTCTTGCCGATGAATGGGCTGCTGCTCTCGCTGAAGATACCGGTGATGATATACGTAAGGAAAAAGAGCAGGAATTTCTGCGTACTCAGACACGCGATGCAGATTTCAAGGATCTGACTAACGAAGCTAAAAACCCGCGTCATGACGGTTCCAGACGTGACCTTGATTTCATCCTCGATATTCCGTTGGATGTTTCAGCCGAGCTTGGCCGGGCCAAAATGCTTATCAATGAGCTTCTGCAGCTTGGAACAGGCTCGGTGGTGGAGCTGACCAAACTGGCTGGAGAACCGCTTGAAATTTACGTTAACGGAAAGCTGGTAGCTCGTGGCGAAGCTGTTGTAATTAACGAAAAATTCGGTATCAGATTGACTGACATCATCAGTCCTATAGAACGGGTAAAACACCTTGCCTAA
- a CDS encoding 3-methyl-2-oxobutanoate dehydrogenase subunit VorB: protein MAKNGEKLFIKGNEAISRGAIAAGLKCYFGYPITPQNDIPEYMSAELPKVGGEFVQAESEIAAANMLIGAAAAGARCMTSSSSPGVSLKQEAISYLAGSQLPAVIVNMNRGGPGLGDIGPSQGDYFQATKGGGHGDYRTLVLAPGTCQECYDLVIEAFDLAFKYRNPVMILGDAIVGQMKEPVITREVKEHDASEGEDWRIEGADDRDHRIIKSLFLTEGSLAGHNLALQAKYDDMAKNTRQELFETEDAELIVVAYGSIGRIVKSTVRKLRAQGHKVGLFRPITLYPFPSEELKKLAQQGKKFLTIEHNLGQMVEDVRLSIRTITDSDFFGFMPGNLPTPDDFEEPILKSLGGK, encoded by the coding sequence ATGGCTAAGAACGGCGAAAAGCTTTTTATAAAAGGCAACGAGGCTATCTCCCGCGGCGCAATCGCAGCCGGGCTTAAATGCTACTTCGGCTACCCTATCACCCCCCAGAACGATATTCCGGAATACATGTCTGCCGAGCTTCCCAAGGTCGGCGGTGAATTCGTTCAGGCTGAAAGTGAAATTGCTGCTGCAAACATGCTCATCGGAGCTGCTGCTGCCGGTGCACGCTGCATGACTTCTTCCTCCAGCCCCGGAGTTTCCCTCAAACAGGAAGCTATCTCTTATCTTGCCGGTAGCCAGCTTCCCGCAGTCATCGTCAACATGAACCGCGGTGGACCGGGTCTCGGCGACATCGGCCCCAGCCAGGGTGACTATTTTCAGGCAACCAAAGGTGGCGGACACGGTGATTACCGCACCCTCGTTCTCGCTCCCGGAACATGTCAGGAATGCTACGATCTCGTAATCGAAGCTTTCGACCTCGCCTTTAAATACCGCAACCCGGTTATGATCCTCGGTGATGCCATTGTCGGCCAGATGAAAGAGCCTGTAATCACACGTGAAGTCAAAGAACATGACGCATCAGAAGGCGAAGACTGGCGTATTGAAGGCGCCGATGACCGTGATCACCGTATCATCAAGTCCCTGTTCCTGACTGAAGGCTCCCTTGCAGGTCACAACCTTGCACTTCAGGCCAAGTATGATGACATGGCCAAAAACACCAGACAGGAACTTTTCGAAACCGAAGATGCAGAACTTATTGTAGTAGCCTACGGTTCCATCGGACGTATCGTGAAAAGCACAGTCCGCAAACTGCGCGCACAGGGGCACAAGGTCGGCCTTTTCCGTCCTATCACCCTCTACCCCTTCCCCTCTGAAGAGCTGAAAAAACTGGCACAGCAGGGTAAGAAATTCCTGACTATTGAACATAACCTCGGTCAGATGGTTGAAGACGTACGTCTTTCCATCCGTACCATTACCGACAGTGATTTCTTCGGCTTCATGCCCGGAAACCTGCCCACCCCCGACGACTTCGAGGAACCCATCCTCAAAAGCCTTGGAGGGAAATAG
- a CDS encoding NAD-dependent succinate-semialdehyde dehydrogenase, with product MAIQSTNPMTGRVEKKFDEFISAQTFSAISAVGKAFDSWRNSPMEQRSECLRNLADLLRNRADKFAHLMASEMGKPLKSGRAEVLKSATVCDFYADHGPDMLASKPLTVDGMQCSVDYAPMGAVLAVMPWNYPVWQVLRIAVPTLMAGNTMFLKHASNVPQCALAIEELFRDSIFPDNVFRTLLIGAGQVEHVLAHNSVVGVCLTGSEAAGRKVAAAAGSQLKKSVMELGGSDAFVVLDDADIDKAAAIGAESRCSNAGQACIAAKRFIVMDDVYDEFVVKLKVCMESVVMGDPFDEDTVMGPMASHAFRDDLQKQVESCLAEGGKIVLGGSIPDGQAAFYPPTIITDVPFDSKAARDEIFGPVALVFRAETEEQAMQMANDSCFGLGGSVWTGDEEKGLRLARRIEAGLVYVNGRVSSRPPLPFGGVKNSGYGRELSTYGIREFVNVKSVCIG from the coding sequence ATGGCTATTCAAAGTACCAACCCCATGACCGGACGGGTTGAAAAAAAATTTGATGAGTTTATTTCCGCCCAGACTTTTTCTGCAATTTCTGCTGTCGGTAAGGCATTTGATTCATGGCGGAACAGTCCAATGGAGCAACGCTCCGAATGTTTGAGAAATCTTGCTGATCTTCTCAGGAATAGGGCGGATAAGTTCGCGCATCTAATGGCGTCTGAAATGGGTAAACCACTTAAATCCGGACGGGCAGAAGTTCTTAAGTCAGCGACTGTGTGCGATTTTTACGCTGATCACGGCCCTGATATGCTAGCCAGCAAGCCGCTCACCGTTGACGGTATGCAGTGCTCTGTTGATTACGCGCCAATGGGAGCTGTGTTGGCAGTTATGCCTTGGAATTACCCGGTATGGCAGGTTCTCCGCATCGCTGTGCCTACTTTGATGGCTGGTAATACCATGTTCTTAAAACATGCTTCAAACGTTCCGCAGTGTGCTTTGGCAATCGAAGAGCTTTTCCGCGATTCAATTTTTCCGGACAATGTTTTCCGCACACTGCTCATTGGAGCTGGGCAGGTTGAACATGTTTTGGCGCATAATTCTGTCGTCGGCGTCTGTCTGACAGGTAGTGAAGCTGCCGGACGCAAGGTTGCAGCCGCCGCCGGTTCTCAGCTCAAGAAAAGTGTTATGGAACTTGGCGGCAGTGATGCTTTTGTGGTTCTCGATGATGCCGATATTGATAAGGCCGCAGCAATCGGTGCGGAATCCCGCTGTTCCAACGCAGGTCAGGCCTGCATTGCCGCTAAGCGGTTTATAGTCATGGATGATGTTTACGATGAGTTTGTTGTTAAGCTCAAAGTATGCATGGAATCTGTCGTTATGGGTGACCCGTTTGATGAAGATACCGTGATGGGGCCAATGGCATCTCACGCATTTCGTGATGACCTGCAAAAACAGGTTGAATCATGCCTCGCAGAAGGCGGTAAAATAGTTCTGGGCGGATCAATCCCTGACGGTCAAGCTGCTTTTTATCCACCTACAATTATTACGGATGTGCCTTTTGACAGCAAAGCTGCCCGGGATGAGATTTTCGGTCCGGTGGCACTTGTATTCAGAGCTGAAACTGAAGAACAGGCGATGCAGATGGCCAACGACAGTTGTTTCGGTCTGGGCGGTTCTGTCTGGACCGGTGACGAAGAGAAGGGATTACGACTCGCCCGCCGGATCGAGGCCGGGCTGGTCTATGTAAATGGCCGGGTCAGCAGTCGTCCGCCGCTGCCTTTCGGAGGGGTAAAAAATTCAGGATACGGACGGGAATTGTCCACATACGGTATCCGCGAATTTGTAAATGTAAAATCTGTCTGTATCGGATAG
- a CDS encoding 2-oxoacid:acceptor oxidoreductase family protein has product MSKYLDSIIAGFGGQGVMLIGNLLAYSGMNAGLNVTYIPVYGPEMRGGTANCTVVLSDDEIGSPIIRSPHSLIIMNRPSLDKFQPMLMDDGVQIVNSSLIDAELVDTDRIKSYMVPCNDIADKLGNTRMANMVALGAFIKATGIMDLQAVIDSLENVISAHYHHLIPKNAEALKAGAAAI; this is encoded by the coding sequence ATGAGCAAATACCTCGACAGCATCATTGCCGGATTCGGCGGACAGGGCGTTATGCTCATCGGTAACCTGCTGGCCTATTCAGGCATGAATGCCGGACTGAATGTAACATACATTCCGGTTTACGGCCCTGAAATGCGCGGTGGAACCGCGAACTGCACAGTCGTACTTTCCGACGACGAGATCGGTTCCCCGATCATCCGCAGCCCGCACAGCCTGATCATCATGAACCGCCCTTCTCTTGATAAATTCCAGCCCATGCTCATGGATGACGGTGTACAGATCGTCAACTCCTCACTCATTGACGCTGAGCTGGTCGATACTGACCGCATTAAATCCTACATGGTTCCCTGTAACGATATTGCCGACAAACTCGGTAATACCCGCATGGCCAACATGGTAGCACTTGGAGCCTTCATCAAAGCGACCGGAATCATGGACCTACAGGCAGTCATAGACTCCCTCGAAAACGTGATTTCCGCTCATTACCACCACCTTATCCCCAAAAACGCTGAAGCACTTAAAGCAGGTGCTGCTGCAATTTAA